A window of the Plasmodium vivax chromosome 12, whole genome shotgun sequence genome harbors these coding sequences:
- a CDS encoding hypothetical protein, conserved (encoded by transcript PVX_082910A) translates to MAEKEAKKEAIEIIYEISNILNVNLDKETIVILIQLCEYGVSPKVLSHIIIQLKKEKQKFLQNLSNNMGNLKQGNT, encoded by the coding sequence ATGGCGGAgaaggaagcgaaaaaggaagccaTCGAAATAATTTACGAAATTTCGAACATCCTAAACGTAAACCTAGACAAAGAAACGATCGTCATTTTGATTCAGCTGTGTGAGTATGGCGTGAGTCCCAAGGTGCTTTCGCACATCATTATTCagttgaagaaggaaaagcaaaagttcCTCCAAAATTTGAGCAACAACATGGGAAACCTCAAGCAGGGCAACACGTAG
- a CDS encoding 60S ribosomal protein, mitochondrial precursor, putative (encoded by transcript PVX_082895A), whose protein sequence is MNALIKFMYTPKAHFNIYNEYLNAYRKKINRIPFYIRRTASDNLPVFLKYKNNKNLVVTVIRKIKGNKEILKREIESICNSNVIEKTDCWLIKGNHKKKIKDYFKYIGY, encoded by the exons ATGAATGCCCTCATCAAGTTTATGTACACCCCCAAAGCCCACTTCAACATTTATAATGAGTACCTGAACGCCTATAGGAAGAAAATCAACCGAATCCCTTTTTACATACGGAGAACGG CCTCCGATAATTTGCCCGTTTTCCTcaagtacaaaaataataagaacCTCGTCGTGACTGTCATTCGGAAgataaaaggaaacaaaGAG attttaaaaagggagatcGAGTCCATTTGCAACAGCAACGTTATTGAGAAAACGGATTGCTGGCTGATCAAGGGGAAccacaaaaagaaaataaaagac tattttaaatacattGGCTACTAA
- a CDS encoding hypothetical protein, conserved (encoded by transcript PVX_082900A): MNRAIQKRKPGWALFSHFKSDIKTVPKRSKSEHYEVIKTVIRREKKVKFKNIFLGVSLINVTTFLFTLSNYYAKRKENHYDVNDIGVVDHIVLTEFVSSMGLNNLPVYLQNRFFHKLVKSVQDENYSFKENALLGLLELFYKNKSAFSKIEKENKEEHAEFIKYIFAKLQEDANLEYTKKKIYSSILFYYIKHSDHNLSMPYEHIQEIVNNPNLFYNLQQRGEIISFLLLKMVKNEKNVANIYAKERDFLETYTSKAESTHHPEMFDDEGEKKEKKKKNKSYIPIIQFLIAQKGEHTGGGKSMWDFYYAVKKNSEDYYKQECLLLLQSYFDKINSPFCIDNNNVCVKKRSNYNSIMNKIYLKYFENTVIYTFFFSFVLHNINAKEYTLGNYLFAAKDIFRSVYSNCLINAMLLVQKAVTHNVSMRGDERSSVIVAFLFNQLNSLAFSASLYKCKYGIARRGVVHTPLSSAAGLLFS; encoded by the coding sequence atgaacagggCAATACAAAAGAGGAAGCCTGGTTGGGCCCTCTTCTCCCACTTCAAAAGTGACATAAAGACCGTACCGAAGAGAAGCAAAAGTGAACATTACGAAGTGATAAAAACTGTTATTCGACGGGAGAAGaaagtaaaatttaaaaatattttccttggGGTAAGTTTAATCAATGTGACCACTTTCCTGTTTACACTCTCCAATTATTATGccaagaggaaagaaaaccACTACGACGTCAACGACATTGGAGTTGTGGACCATATTGTCTTAACTGAATTTGTGAGCTCCATGGGGTTGAACAATTTGCCCGTATATTTGCAAAACAgattttttcacaaattggTAAAAAGTGTCCAAGACGAAAATTACTCCTTTAAGGAAAATGCCCTGTTGGGGTTACTCGagttattttacaaaaataaaagcgcctttagcaaaattgaaaaggaaaataaggAGGAGCATGCAGAGTtcataaaatacatttttgcaaaattgcagGAAGACGCAAACTTGGAATacacgaagaaaaaaatttattccagcattttattttactacaTAAAACATTCCGATCATAATTTGTCCATGCCGTATGAACATATCCAGGAAATTGTGAATAATCCAAACCTGTTTTATAACCTGCAGCAGAGGGGAGAAATTATTTCCTTCTTACTCCTCAAAATggtcaaaaatgaaaaaaatgtggcaaacATTTATGCCAAGGAAAGGGACTTTCTCGAAACGTATACGAGTAAAGCAGAGTCTACTCATCATCCGGAAATGTTCGAcgatgaaggggaaaaaaaagaaaaaaaaaaaaaaaacaaatcgtACATACCCATcattcaatttttaattgcacaaaaaggggaacatacagggggggggaaatccaTGTGGGATTTTTACTACGCGGTGAAAAAGAACAGTGAGGACTACTACAAACAGGAATGCCTCCTATTGCTGCAGAGCTATTTTGACAAAATTAATTCTCCATTCTGCATAGACAATAACAACGTGTgtgtgaagaagaggagcaaCTACAACAGcattatgaacaaaatttatttgaaataCTTCGAAAACACCGTTatttacaccttttttttttcgttcgtTTTGCATAATATTAATGCAAAGGAGTATACTCTGGGGAATTACCTTTTTGCTGCCAAGGACATCTTCAGGAGTGTGTACTCGAACTGCCTTATCAATGCCATGCTGCTCGTCCAAAAAGCAGTCACGCATAATGTGAGCATGCGCGGAGATGAGCGATCCTCCGTTATTGTGGCTTTCCTCTTCAACCAGCTGAACTCGCTCGCCTTTTCCGCCTCCCTCTACAAGTGCAAATATGGTATCGCGCGGAGGGGCGTGGTCCACACGCCGCTGAGTAGCGCAGCGGGGTTATTGTTCTCCTGA
- a CDS encoding hypothetical protein, conserved (encoded by transcript PVX_082905A) produces the protein MENYESPSEVLKKKGKIESGDKGKEKKDKLKFIDIFNDSNDAEQSDTKVGSFLKKKKISESKRKVKNKSAYHLEGLPNVYATDLVSSSFASSSVINSSVVNSGTPDGEKSIPGVNSNQRSRSVLNNLNIFADEGEHSHAYLVNEIYRLKAEVEEEKQKGCRTNEETKLVKEKNDLLSKSISDMKVEMEKLQNIYDEEVVKIKESYERRLLVFQAELEEKENYFKKQKEAHRQEFEAQLEEYKRMYHDEKRKSQERERLLGEAAIERERLTKEAAIERERLTKEAVIERERLLGEATTEREKLTKEAAAQMEELQNRVDQMTEQEKDLTRCFKEEKEKNEQSKTQAEKYQQQILNLNEIIQKKNENIKNMVNDILLVKNVYDELAKEKELNELGKKKLVKKIDTYEKDFHYLKKNMEGYRLNNDNLRKCNQELNERVRKMESQIGSLQNENEFLKKENLLFNKKFLNVKRGKKIAQLDYFSDSTDVKDEVPSADSSVGGNNSFGIRRDTVQVKEVNVMGQANELGKVKDASGESSADGDGDGDADGDADKCTKRKKKKKKKNALKKKKKNFEKVVNRGEKGARSDSNSDGSSDGNSDSDCGEGGEGASSTGEDRPVEPTCALSVLATGRGKRKGGSIGGAHRGENASDEGAAESSESDESNQSSESNQSDEAGETHLSTLSLPGSKPNCAGSSKKEVHLSDVRRSLANLVSKKKLKESAIGANYEEIGTADRFELISKFLENGTKDEKKKKKKTTKKNKQTKCDYSKTNFSATSLGSSNIFNKELSSNRYLFDLNLYSLKKYNIFSFSNGVFPPGGEHNLSNLVRKKRSCLTRMGHLDDAQNLIDEQNLDGVHNLGDLHNLDDVHNFHIRAKNTWRSRTEGFPPALRDSSCGRASGGEEADYVEAAARARILQGGANCANETNDDMEKNKTINYFLANIKKEKTNSNEIVVKRRETRLQELLSRRDSSSGSCQVGKEQVVRKLLGGEEPIEGEKSDHHGGACGSAVGSSLRSGVGSGMGSFGCSGADELGRYRHHLRGGQRDMQSYLLSKCKGKNNIYGLFIINERLKSIYKNIENKRKSISNFPVSMPKIESQKQISSSFDIVHTGKLLPEGEENTPMVIPFACKKNAHEMVPTFEHMGKSNELHVDLPNGLLKGEVPSGDETNKTSFTSESRLTEETPSAGSAFVVSGEDPLSREGEQMGKNLLLEFSKNMNRSGKKGEPSYTHEENDEEDIFFKKKSYLGNTHSISVMFDKNQPSTGGYLSSNESHSRGVTNGAEAHMRVVAGENPRSMGWHPLHQEGMEKYVSFVKVGRKVLQEGGDNVGRGPRGEGRPLGEGLAHHGGSVLRDGPLLRNGPLLRNGPLLHGGPLLHDGPLHHANEQRDNEFAKHLKEMDGPPKGIPRQTNKSKEQEAVNKFDLNDVFNSNFNNFLLSYKSKKREAAISPSSPSSPPSSSPSRNRIFEILKKKNSPHDPSHDRNCADSAREDSYFENYLNGLKQQRGRARVGEDPSDVHIRRVDRHDPQTGSTDEHTQRGSNKWDCLAETEKFKKKGSPQNSNAVGDPNVLMQNNANSGTISGGGSDCRGDSNGGNINKESERFLFSSNSVMNAGSNSIGGTTYEHVRSHMDNNAHFINFVKNKRQRDILLGGEHGNFGLRLTNQECNTSNGSDELNWKKSP, from the coding sequence ATGGAGAACTACGAGTCGCCCTCCGAagttttaaagaaaaaggggaaaatcgAATCAGGAGacaaggggaaggagaaaaaagacaaaCTGAAATTTATTGACATATTTAACGACAGCAATGACGCAGAGCAGAGTGATACCAAAGTTGggagttttttaaaaaaaaaaaaaataagtgaaaGCAAAAGGAAGGTGAAGAATAAAAGCGCGTACCATTTGGAAGGTCTACCAAATGTGTACGCCACCGATTTGGTGAGCTCCAGCTTCGCCAGCTCCAGTGTGATAAACTCCAGTGTGGTCAACTCGGGAACTCCTGACGGGGAGAAAAGCATCCCGGGGGTGAACAGCAACCAACGAAGCAGAAGTGTGTTGAACAATTTGAACATTTTTGCCGACGAGGGAGAGCACAGCCATGCCTATCTCGTCAACGAGATTTACCGGCTGAAGGccgaagtggaagaagagaaacaaaaagggtGCCGCACAAATGAGGAGACAAAActggtgaaggagaaaaacgaCCTGCTCAGCAAAAGCATCAGCGATATGAAGGTAGAAATGGAAAAGCTCCAAAATATTTACGACGAGgaagttgtaaaaataaaggagtcCTACGAGAGGCGCCTCCTAGTTTTTCAGGCAGAGctggaagaaaaggaaaattactttaagaagcaaaaggaggCCCACCGACAAGAGTTCGAGGCGCAACTGGAGGAATATAAGCGTATGTACCACGatgagaaaaggaagagtCAAGAGAGGGAGAGACTCCTCGGGGAGGCGGCCATCGAACGGGAGAGGCTCACCAAGGAGGCTGCCATCGAAAGGGAGAGGCTCACCAAAGAGGCGGTCATCGAAAGGGAGAGACTCCTCGGGGAGGCTACCACCGAAAGGGAGAAACTCACCAAAGAGGCTGCCGCCCAAATGGAAGAACTCCAAAACCGTGTAGACCAAATGACCGAACAGGAAAAAGACCTAACAAGGTGCttcaaagaagaaaaggaaaaaaatgaacaaagcAAAACGCAAGCAGAGAAATACCAACAGCAAATTCTCAacttaaatgaaattatacaaaaaaaaaatgaaaatattaaaaatatggtaAATGATATCCTGTTggtgaaaaatgtatatgacGAGCTAGCCAAGGAGAAGGAACTAAACGAattggggaagaaaaaactggtaaaaaaaattgatacgTACGAAAAggattttcattatttaaaaaagaacatgGAGGGATACAGACTTAATAATGATAACCTGAGGAAGTGCAACCAGGAACTGAATGAACGAGTGAGGAAAATGGAGTCTCAGATTGGTAGTCTtcaaaacgaaaatgaatttttaaaaaaagaaaatcttctttttaacaaaaagtttttgaatgtaaaaagggggaaaaaaatcgctCAGTTGGACTACTTTTCCGACTCGACGGATGTCAAGGATGAGGTGCCTAGTGCGGACAGCAGTGTGGGGGGAAACAACTCGTTCGGGATTCGCAGAGATACAGTGCAGGTTAAGGAAGTGAACGTAATGGGACAAGCGAACGAGCTAGGCAAGGTGAAAGATGCGAGTGGTGAAAGCAGCGCTGACGGGGATGGTGATGGAGATGCAGACGGAGACGCAGACAAGTGCacgaagcggaagaaaaaaaaaaagaaaaaaaatgccttaaagaagaaaaagaaaaattttgaaaaagttgtaaaTCGGGGCGAGAAAGGGGCAAGAAGCGACAGTAACAGCGACGGAAGCAGCGACGGTAATAGCGACAGCGACTGCGGAGAGGGCGGGGAAGGCGCCTCCTCCACTGGGGAGGATCGCCCCGTAGAGCCAACGTGCGCGCTGAGCGTGCTGGCAACCGGTCGCGGCAAGCGGAAAGGGGGCAGCATCGGTGGCGCCCATAGAGGAGAAAACGCATCAGACGAGGGTGCAGCAGAGTCGAGCGAATCAGACGAATCGAACCAATCAAGCGAATCAAACCAATCAGACGAAGCGGGCGAAACCCACCTCAGCACGCTAAGCCTACCAGGCAGCAAACCCAACTGCGCGGGCtcctcaaaaaaggaagtgcaCCTGTCCGATGTGAGGCGCAGTTTAGCCAATTTagtaagcaaaaaaaaactgaaggaAAGTGCCATCGGAGCAAATTACGAAGAGATTGGAACTGCAGACCGATTCGAGCTGATCTctaaatttttggaaaacggtacaaaagatgaaaagaaaaaaaaaaaaaaaacaacaaaaaaaaacaaacaaacaaagtGCGATTATAGTAAGACAAATTTTAGCGCCACCAGTCTGGGCAGCTCCAACATTTTCAATAAAGAGCTAAGCAGCAATAGGTATCTTTTCGACCTGAATCTGTacagcttaaaaaaatataacatctTCAGCTTCAGCAATGGAGTGTttcccccagggggggagcacaACTTGAGCAATCTGGTGCGTAAGAAGAGGAGCTGCCTAACGCGCATGGGCCACTTGGATGACGCGCAAAATTTGATCGACGAGCAGAATCTGGACGGAGTGCACAACCTGGGCGACTTGCACAACCTGGACGACGTGCACAATTTCCACATACGCGCAAAGAACACTTGGCGCAGCCGAACGGAGGGGTTCCCTCCCGCGCTGAGGGATTCCTCCTGCGGCAGAGccagtgggggggaagaggcagacTATGTTGAAGCTGCAGCACGCGCGAGGATCCTCCAAGGAGGTGCCAACTGTGCAAACGAGACAAACGATGATatggagaaaaacaaaacgatcAATTACTTCTTGGccaacataaaaaaggaaaagacaAATTCGAACGAAATTGTGGTGAAGAGAAGAGAGACTCGTCTGCAGGAGCTCCTCAGTAGACGTGACTCCTCTAGCGGATCCTGCCAAGTGGGGAAGGAGCAGGTGGTGCGGAAGttgctggggggggaggagcccatcgagggggaaaaaagcgaTCACCATGGTGGTGCCTGTGGTAGTGCTGTGGGGAGTAGCCTGCGCAGTGGTGTAGGCAGCGGAATGGGCAGCTTCGGCTGCAGTGGCGCGGACGAACTTGGGCGATACAGGCACCACCTCCGGGGGGGCCAGAGGGACATGCAGTCCTACCTCCTAAGCAAgtgcaaagggaaaaacaacaTCTACGGTCTGTTCATCATCAACGAGCGGCTAAAGAGCATTTACAAAAACATAGAGAACAAGAGAAAGTCCATTAGCAACTTCCCAGTCAGTATGCCGAAGATTGAAAGTCAAAAGCAAATTAGTAGTTCCTTTGACATCGTGCACACAGGAAAGTTACTTcccgagggggaggaaaacacACCCATGGTGATTCCCTTTGCTTGTAAAAAGAATGCTCACGAAATGGTGCCTACATTTGAGCATATGGGAAAGTCAAACGAATTGCATGTGGATTTACCAAATGGTCTCCTCAAGGGGGAAGTTCCATCGGGCGATGAAACAAACAAAACGAGTTTCACCTCGGAAAGTAGGTTAACAGAAGAGACGCCTAGTGCAGGCAGCGCCTTTGTAGTGTCTGGAGAAGACCCCCTTTCAAGGGAGGgggaacaaatggggaaaaatctCCTTTtggaattttcaaaaaatatgaacaggtcaggcaaaaaaggggaacccaGTTACACACACGAGGAAAATGACGAGGAGGacatcttttttaaaaaaaaaagttacctCGGAAATACCCACTCCATTTCGGTTATGTTTGATAAGAATCAGCCATCAACGGGGGGATACCTCTCCTCAAATGAGTCTCATTCGAGAGGGGTAACAAACGGGGCAGAGGCACACATGCGTGTAGTGGCTGGTGAAAACCCCCGTTCCATGGGATGGCATCCTTTGCACCAGGAGGGGATGGAAAAATACGTTTCGTTCGTAAAAGTGGGCAGGAAGGTGCttcaggaggggggggacaaCGTTGGAAGGGGACCTCGGGGTGAAGGTCGTCCACTTGGAGAAGGTTTGGCCCATCACGGCGGATCGGTTCTTCGCGATGGACCACTTCTTCGCAATGGACCACTTCTTCGCAATGGACCACTTCTCCACGGTGGACCACTTCTCCACGATGGACCACTCCATCACGCGAATGAACAAAGAGACAACGAATTTGCGAAGCACCTCAAAGAGATGGACGGCCCACCAAAAGGCATCCCTCGCCAAACCAACAAAAGCAAAGAACAGGAAGCAGTCAACAAGTTTGACTTAAATGATGTGTTTAATTCCAATTTTAACAACTTTTTATTGTCCTATaagagtaaaaaaagggaggccGCCATATctccctcttccccctcttctcccccctcttcgtCACCTTCCAGAAATCGAATtttcgaaattttaaaaaaaaaaaactccccaCATGATCCCTCGCATGATCGAAATTGTGCGGACTCCGCGAGGGAGGACTCCTActttgaaaattatttaaacgGTTTGAAGCAGCAGAGGGGTAGGGCCCGAGTGGGGGAAGACCCAAGCGATGTGCACATTCGCCGTGTTGATAGACACGACCCGCAGACCGGATCCACGGATGAACACACACAGAGGGGAAGCAACAAATGGGACTGCTTGGCTGAAACGGaaaagttcaaaaaaaaaggttctCCACAAAATAGTAATGCTGTGGGAGATCCAAATGTACTTATGCAAAATAATGCCAACTCGGGGACCATTTCCGGGGGTGGAAGTGACTGTCGTGGGGATTCCAACGGAGGCAACATTAATAAGGAGAGCGAGCGGTTTCTATTCAGCAGTAACTCCGTGATGAACGCTGGGTCGAACTCCATCGGGGGGACGACGTATGAACATGTGAGGAGCCACATGGACAATAATGCTCACttcatcaattttgttaaaaataaaaggcaaAGGGATATcctgctggggggggaacATGGCAACTTTGGTCTTCGTTTGACCAACCAAGAGTGTAATACATCAAATGGGAGCGATGAACTGAACTGGAAGAAATCGCCATGA
- a CDS encoding hypothetical protein, conserved (encoded by transcript PVX_082890A) — protein MNINKILFSKVGEVVKNGNGGMNMQQGASQLLSGKKLIYISKPTHGGFIYWKCRELIHTIKKKTKRCARYLDINHDFSRAALVGVPKTSYDPKNNIFYIQMDNEEWAGIGSKMMLNISMNILFYLHISFWIYFIYYRMLVNNKLNVFSKWKTDD, from the exons AtgaatataaacaaaatacTCTTCAGCAAAGTTGGGGAGGtggtaaaaaatgggaacggTGGAATGAACATGCAGCAAGGCGCAAGTCAGTTGCTCAGCgggaagaaattaatttacATTAGTAAACCAACTCATGGAGGTTTCATATACTGGAAGTGCAGAGAACTCATACAcacaataaaaaagaaaacgaaaaggtgCGCAAGATATTTGGATATTAATCATGACTTCTCTCGAGCCGCATTAGTAGGTGTGCCCAAAACGAGCTACGACCCCAAGaacaacattttttacattcaaaTGGATAATGAGGAGTGGGCAG GAATTGGCAGCAAAATGATGCTGAACATATCGATGAACATTCTGTTTTACCTGCACATATCCTTCTGGATTTATTTCATATACTACCGAATGCTCGTCAACAACAAGCTTAATGTGTTTAGCAAGTGGAAGACCGACGACTGA